One window of Medicago truncatula cultivar Jemalong A17 chromosome 2, MtrunA17r5.0-ANR, whole genome shotgun sequence genomic DNA carries:
- the LOC120578373 gene encoding protein FAR1-RELATED SEQUENCE 5-like, translated as MKCLMQLLSNLEEGVLQEKDAMQMPFSNGLKEIVHVAYNENVSEKIGASLNDDEEFNQSFKSCVWGSETPDEFEETWDNIIFDFELEENEWLSYMFEIRSMWIPAYFKDVLLAGIMRTTSRSESENSFYGNFLNPNVNLVEFWMRFDSAIEAQRHKELLADNNSIHSIPKLMLDRDIERHARDVYTRENFYIFQKELWMACVDCGIENKKEEDGMEIFLVHDNSKVNRNLREVVYNLSDHNANYSCKMFQAEGIPCRHILCVVKGKNLNEIPSKYILNRWTKFANKKPVFDIGDIVYEKAGQGGLVSNVWDKLFRCVEKAGQDKEKLLIVLNGAVIMEKELDEFEGSSKQTKTNDLETYLRTNIPKKVEILPQFAKTKGSGKRIKCGKEKAVGQQQKRTRLCKACGEYAHHDSRNCPNK; from the exons atgaagtgCTTGATGCAGTTGCTGTCAAATCTAGAAGAAGGAGTCTTACAAGAGAAGGATGCAATGCAAATGCCGTTTTCAAATGGGTTGAAGGAG ATTGTGCATGTGGCATATAATGAAAATGTTTCCGAAAAAATAGGTGCTTCCTTGAATGATGATGAAGAGTTCAACCAATCTTTCAAATCATGTGTTTGGGGATCAGAGACACCAGATGAGTTTGAAGAAACATGGGACAATATCATTTTCGACTTTGAGTTAGAAGAGAATGAGTGGCTAtcatatatgtttgaaattcgAAGCATGTGGATTCCAGCATACTTTAAAGACGTTTTGTTGGCTGGGATAATGAGAACAACATCAAGATCAGAAAGTGAGAATTCGTTTTATGGAAATTTCTTGAATCCTAATGTCAACTTGGTTGAATTTTGGATGAGGTTTGATTCAGCAATCGAAGCACAACGACATAAGGAGTTACTTGCTGATAACAATTCAATTCATTCCATACCAAAACTAATGTTGGATCGTGACATAGAGCGGCATGCAAGAGATGTGTATACTCGCGAgaacttttatatatttcaGAAGGAATTATGGATGGCTTGTGTTGATTGTGGAATTGAAAATAAGAAAGAGGAAGATGGAATGGAAATATTTCTGGTGCATGATAATAGTAAGGTTAATCGTAATCTTCGAGAAGTAGTGTACAATTTGTCTGATCACAATGCAAACTACTCCTGCAAAATGTTCCAGGCTGAAGGAATACCTTGTAGACACATACTTTGTGTTGTAAAGGgaaaaaatttgaatgaaataCCAAGTAAGTACATATTGAATAGGTGGACTAAGTTTGCAAATAAAAAACCTGTGTTTGACATAGGTGATATTGTCTATGAAAAGGCTGGGCAAGGTGGACTCGTTTCAAATGTCTGGGATAAGTTATTTAGGTGTGTGGAGAAGGCTGGGCAAGATAAAGAAAAGCTGCTTATTGTGTTAAATGGGGCTGTTATAATGGAAAAAGAGTTGGATGAGTTTGAAGGGAGTTCTAAGCAAACCAAGACAAATGATTTGGAAACTTACCTCAGAACAAATATTCCTAAGAAAGTAGAAATTCTTCCACAGTTTGCAAAGACTAAAGGTAGTGGTAAAAGAATCAAATGTGGCAAAGAGAAGGCTGTcggacaacaacaaaaaagaacgAGACTTTGCAAGGCATGTGGTGAATATGCGCATCATGACAGCCGCAATTGTCCTAACAAATAA
- the LOC25497058 gene encoding uncharacterized protein: MESTSKCFISIIILTLAITGSYAACPLKSLFIIVAKTGGVVGGKPVWKVTVINKCFCPQSQIMINCKGFQSSMPIDPTVLKKQGDNCLLFNGHALSGGDGNQFAYAWDSAFNFYAVSSVTGTPCKGSL, translated from the exons ATGGAATCCACCTCCAAGTGTTTTATTTCCATCATTATCCTTACTTTGGCCATCACAG GATCCTATGCTGCATGCCCGCTGAAAAGCCTCTTTATTATCGTAGCAAAAACTGGGGGAGTAGTAGGAGGTAAACCTGTATGGAAGGTTACTGTAATCAACAAGTGCTTCTGTCCACAAAGTCAAATAATGATTAATTGTAAAGGGTTTCAATCTTCAATGCCTATTGACCCTACAGTTCTTAAGAAGCAAGGGGATAATTGCCTCTTATTCAATGGTCATGCCTTGAGTGGAGGTGATGGTAATCAATTTGCCTATGCTTGGGATTCAGCCTTTAATTTTTATGCTGTAAGCTCTGTTACAGGTACACCTTGCAAAGGATCTCTCTGA